Proteins encoded in a region of the Candidatus Zixiibacteriota bacterium genome:
- a CDS encoding alpha-1,4-glucan--maltose-1-phosphate maltosyltransferase, whose product MKAVPPPPRVVVESVSPEIDGGKFPIKRTVGEFVDVCAHVFADGHDELGVVLRFVAGDGDWQEVTMLSARNDEWHARFTIERLVAYRYTVVGWVDHFATWRRDLKRKSEAAVDVAEHFASGCELIKSRRQHASPDDRDAINTALRRLQSDESIDRRLSAALDDGFCALMQRCDPRDGMASYTRELVVQVDPRLAVCGAWYEMFPRSAAGKPGLHGTFDDCIRRLPYVAGMEFDILYLPPIHPIGTTHRKGKNNAVECGPGEPGSPWAIGSDEGGHKAIHPALGTIAEFRKLVTAAQQHGLAIALDIAFQCSPDHPYVKEHPDWFQHRSDGSIRYAENPPKEYQDIYPFDFESKDWRALWAELKSVFEYWIGQGVTLFRVDNPHTKPFAFWEWLMAELHRDYPEVILLAEAFTRPKIMDHLARIGFSQSYTYFTWRNSKRELTEYMTELTKTEVAEYFRPNLWPNTPDILHAYLQQGGRPAFAARLVLAATLAANYGIYGPAYELADNKPLTPGSEEYLNSEKYEIRQWDIERSDSLRELIKRVNMSRRANPALQSNRGLVFHDIENDRLLCYSKATDDKDNVVLIIVNLDPFNAQSGWTALNLNALGLSPGQTYVAHDLLTGTQHVWKDERNFVEISPRRQPAHLFVIDCKGAS is encoded by the coding sequence TTGAAAGCTGTACCCCCGCCGCCGCGTGTCGTCGTCGAGAGTGTCTCTCCGGAGATCGACGGCGGGAAATTTCCGATCAAGCGTACGGTCGGCGAATTCGTCGATGTCTGCGCGCACGTGTTCGCCGATGGTCACGACGAACTGGGCGTAGTGCTGCGATTCGTCGCCGGAGACGGCGACTGGCAGGAAGTCACGATGCTGTCAGCGCGCAACGATGAATGGCATGCGCGCTTCACCATCGAGCGTTTGGTTGCGTATCGATACACCGTGGTTGGCTGGGTTGACCATTTCGCCACCTGGCGGCGTGATCTCAAGCGGAAATCCGAAGCAGCCGTCGATGTCGCAGAGCATTTCGCCTCCGGCTGCGAACTCATCAAGTCGCGTCGGCAACACGCGTCTCCGGACGATCGGGACGCGATCAACACAGCACTCCGTCGTCTGCAGTCGGATGAGTCAATAGACCGACGTCTCTCCGCGGCGTTAGACGATGGTTTCTGTGCCCTGATGCAACGCTGCGATCCGCGCGACGGGATGGCAAGCTACACGCGCGAACTGGTTGTCCAGGTCGATCCCCGGCTGGCCGTGTGCGGCGCGTGGTATGAAATGTTCCCACGGTCGGCAGCAGGCAAACCCGGGCTGCACGGCACGTTCGACGACTGTATCCGGCGGCTGCCGTATGTGGCCGGAATGGAATTCGACATACTTTATCTCCCGCCGATCCATCCGATTGGCACGACCCACCGCAAAGGAAAGAACAACGCGGTCGAATGCGGTCCGGGCGAGCCGGGCAGCCCGTGGGCGATCGGGTCGGATGAGGGCGGGCACAAGGCGATCCATCCGGCGTTGGGGACGATCGCCGAGTTCCGCAAACTTGTGACGGCCGCTCAACAGCATGGTCTGGCCATCGCTCTGGACATTGCGTTCCAATGCAGCCCGGATCATCCGTACGTCAAAGAGCATCCCGACTGGTTCCAGCATCGCAGTGATGGATCGATCCGATATGCGGAGAATCCGCCGAAAGAGTACCAGGACATCTATCCCTTCGACTTTGAATCCAAAGACTGGCGGGCGTTGTGGGCAGAGCTCAAAAGCGTGTTTGAGTACTGGATCGGGCAGGGCGTCACGCTCTTTCGAGTAGATAATCCGCACACCAAGCCATTTGCGTTTTGGGAATGGTTGATGGCCGAACTGCATCGCGATTATCCCGAAGTCATTCTGTTGGCAGAGGCATTCACACGCCCAAAGATCATGGATCATCTGGCCAGGATCGGATTCAGCCAGTCGTACACGTACTTCACCTGGCGCAACAGCAAGCGTGAACTGACCGAGTACATGACGGAACTGACTAAAACCGAAGTGGCCGAATACTTCCGCCCCAACCTCTGGCCGAACACGCCCGATATCCTGCATGCGTATCTGCAACAGGGCGGACGCCCGGCATTCGCGGCCCGGTTGGTCCTGGCGGCGACGCTGGCGGCCAACTACGGCATCTACGGCCCCGCGTACGAGTTGGCGGACAACAAACCGTTGACCCCCGGCTCGGAGGAGTACCTCAATTCGGAAAAGTATGAGATTCGACAGTGGGATATCGAGCGATCCGACAGTCTGCGCGAGCTGATCAAGCGGGTCAACATGTCCCGGCGTGCGAATCCGGCTCTGCAATCCAACCGCGGGCTGGTCTTCCATGACATCGAGAACGATCGATTGTTGTGCTACAGCAAGGCGACCGACGACAAGGACAATGTCGTGCTGATCATCGTCAATCTCGATCCGTTCAACGCGCAATCGGGATGGACGGCGCTGAACCTGAATGCATTGGGACTGTCGCCCGGCCAAACCTACGTTGCCCATGATCTCCTGACCGGCACGCAACACGTGTGGAAGGACGAACGCAACTTCGTCGAGATCAGTCCGCGACGTCAGCCCGCACATCTGTTTGTCATCGACTGCAAGGGCGCGTCCTGA
- the tpiA gene encoding triose-phosphate isomerase: protein MTRTPLIAGNWKMNGDIPWTRELCSALVARSTDWPHIDVAVFPPFVSLSAAAKALKGSAILLGGQNMHEADSGAFTGEVSARMLLTAGCRMVILGHSERRQLFGETDEGINRKTHKALSAGLKPIVCVGERSAERESGQTHEVIERQLAESLADMTPQTLENVTIAYEPVWAIGTGKVATVRQAAEIHGFIRGWIGQKHSKDLASRVRILYGGSVKPDNAAGLLSDSDIDGALVGGASLDADQFNAIIRAAKP from the coding sequence ATGACGCGCACCCCCCTCATTGCCGGCAATTGGAAGATGAATGGTGATATCCCGTGGACGCGGGAGCTGTGTTCGGCATTGGTGGCACGGTCAACAGACTGGCCGCACATAGACGTTGCCGTCTTTCCGCCATTCGTCTCACTGAGCGCTGCTGCCAAGGCGCTGAAGGGCAGTGCCATCCTGCTGGGCGGCCAGAATATGCACGAAGCCGATTCCGGGGCGTTTACCGGCGAGGTGTCGGCCCGCATGCTGTTGACCGCCGGGTGCCGGATGGTTATTTTGGGTCACTCCGAACGGCGCCAGCTCTTTGGGGAGACCGACGAAGGCATCAACCGCAAGACGCACAAGGCCCTGTCGGCGGGACTCAAACCGATCGTGTGCGTCGGCGAGCGATCGGCGGAGCGTGAGTCCGGACAAACGCACGAGGTGATTGAACGACAATTGGCAGAGAGTTTAGCCGATATGACACCACAGACACTGGAGAACGTAACGATCGCATACGAGCCGGTCTGGGCGATCGGTACCGGAAAAGTCGCAACGGTCCGGCAGGCCGCCGAGATACATGGCTTTATCCGCGGCTGGATCGGGCAGAAGCACTCGAAAGACTTGGCGTCCCGGGTACGCATACTCTACGGCGGCTCGGTGAAGCCGGACAATGCCGCCGGTCTGTTGTCCGATTCGGACATCGATGGCGCGTTGGTCGGCGGAGCATCGCTGGATGCCGATCAATTCAACGCCATCATACGTGCGGCGAAGCCGTAA
- the glgB gene encoding 1,4-alpha-glucan branching protein GlgB, translating to MPTDVPNSRNVLSDRPSSPAIDSVGLTPDDLHLFNEGTHARLYLKLGAHATAINHQSGVHFCVWAPNAAYVSVIGDFNGWTRNAHPLSQQGVSGLWEGFVPAARTGQCYKYHIRSHVNDYTVEKADPFAVRAEVSPKTASVVWNLGYDWHDGDWMSSRAQRNALNAPISVYEVHLGSWRRVPEEGFRPLSYRELADQLTEYVLRMRFTHVELLPIMEHPFTGSWGYQTTGYFAPTSRQGSPQDFMHLIDALHQQGIGVILDWVPSHFPNDEHGLSFFDGTHLYEHADPRLGFHPDWKSCIFNYGRHEVRSFLISSAMFWLDRYHADGIRVDAVASMLYRDYSRKDGEWLPNEHGGRENTDAIAFLRRLNEAVYLSYPDVQTIAEESTAWPMVSRPTHAGGLGFGLKWDMGWMHDTLRYFERDPIHRRHHQNDLTFRMVYAFNENFMLPLSHDEVVHGKSSLLSKMPGDDWQKFANLRLLYSYMFALPGKKLLFMGNEIASWDEWNHDGSVDWHLEQYDRHAGIQRLITDLNRLYRLLPALHRADCEPSGFEWIDIQDSTNTVISFLRLSATQGKPDLAIVFNLTPIPRKNYRIGVPAAGRWVEVFNSDAECYGGTGMGNMGTVHTAPIALHGHPQSLEPILPPLGAIYLQSAQTAAR from the coding sequence ATGCCCACCGATGTGCCCAACAGCCGCAACGTCCTCTCGGACCGACCGTCGTCGCCTGCGATTGATTCCGTTGGGCTGACGCCCGATGATCTGCATCTGTTCAACGAAGGGACACATGCGCGGCTCTATCTCAAACTCGGCGCGCATGCGACGGCGATCAACCACCAATCCGGCGTCCACTTCTGTGTGTGGGCTCCGAACGCGGCCTATGTGTCGGTGATCGGCGATTTTAACGGCTGGACCCGGAACGCGCACCCCTTGTCCCAACAGGGAGTGTCGGGACTGTGGGAAGGATTCGTTCCGGCTGCCAGGACCGGCCAGTGCTACAAGTATCACATTCGCTCTCACGTCAACGACTACACCGTCGAGAAGGCCGATCCATTCGCTGTTCGGGCGGAAGTCTCACCGAAGACCGCTTCGGTCGTCTGGAATCTCGGGTACGATTGGCATGACGGCGATTGGATGTCGTCACGGGCGCAGCGCAATGCGCTGAATGCGCCGATTTCGGTCTACGAGGTTCATCTCGGGTCATGGAGGCGTGTACCCGAGGAAGGATTTCGCCCGCTGTCCTATCGTGAGCTCGCGGATCAACTGACGGAGTACGTGCTGCGCATGAGATTCACGCACGTAGAATTGCTCCCGATTATGGAGCACCCCTTTACCGGATCGTGGGGCTATCAAACCACCGGATATTTCGCGCCCACCAGCCGCCAGGGATCGCCGCAGGATTTCATGCATCTGATCGATGCGTTGCACCAGCAGGGCATCGGCGTCATTCTCGATTGGGTGCCGTCGCACTTCCCCAACGACGAGCACGGCCTCTCGTTCTTTGACGGCACGCACCTATATGAGCATGCCGATCCGCGACTCGGTTTCCACCCCGACTGGAAAAGTTGCATTTTCAATTACGGACGCCACGAAGTGCGCAGCTTCCTGATTTCCTCGGCCATGTTTTGGCTGGACCGCTATCATGCCGACGGGATACGTGTCGATGCCGTCGCCTCGATGCTCTATCGCGACTACTCGCGAAAGGACGGGGAATGGCTGCCGAACGAACACGGCGGCCGTGAAAACACCGATGCCATCGCGTTCCTGCGGCGTCTGAACGAAGCTGTCTACTTGAGTTATCCGGATGTCCAGACCATCGCCGAAGAATCGACCGCGTGGCCGATGGTGTCCCGTCCCACCCATGCAGGGGGGCTTGGATTCGGACTGAAGTGGGACATGGGATGGATGCACGACACGCTCCGGTACTTTGAGCGCGACCCCATTCATCGCCGGCATCATCAGAACGACCTGACATTTCGCATGGTGTATGCCTTCAACGAAAACTTCATGCTGCCGCTCTCCCATGATGAAGTCGTCCACGGCAAGAGCTCGCTGCTCTCGAAGATGCCGGGGGACGACTGGCAGAAGTTCGCGAACCTGCGTCTCTTGTACAGCTACATGTTCGCACTGCCCGGCAAGAAGCTGCTCTTCATGGGGAACGAGATCGCCTCCTGGGACGAGTGGAATCATGATGGCAGCGTGGACTGGCATTTGGAGCAGTATGATCGCCACGCCGGCATCCAGCGGCTCATCACGGATTTGAACCGATTGTATCGACTCCTCCCCGCCCTGCACCGCGCAGACTGCGAGCCGTCGGGGTTCGAGTGGATCGACATTCAGGATTCGACGAACACCGTCATCAGCTTCTTGCGGCTATCCGCCACTCAGGGAAAACCTGATCTCGCCATCGTGTTTAACCTGACCCCGATTCCCCGCAAGAATTACCGCATCGGTGTTCCCGCAGCAGGCCGCTGGGTTGAAGTCTTCAATAGCGATGCTGAGTGCTACGGCGGCACCGGGATGGGCAACATGGGAACGGTTCACACAGCGCCGATCGCCCTGCACGGCCACCCGCAATCCCTCGAGCCGATTCTCCCGCCGCTTGGGGCTATTTACCTGCAATCCGCTCAAACAGCAGCGCGCTGA
- the malQ gene encoding 4-alpha-glucanotransferase: MSNGTPTALERLAALYSIETQYTDVDGRRHRAARDPLTATLLAMGCDLTSFRTVNEAIAKRRKQLNARIVEPVLVAWDGRLRGVRLTLPRHNMPDVATGRIQHEDGTVHEYRARVVRSRSGTDGEASIAEYFRCRLTLNLRLPFGYHALFITVGAHACETRIVSAPRQAAPKGNARAWGVFLPLYAVRSDTNWGCGEFGELASLGETMNSVGAGVVASLPLLPVKLRGRIDPSPYAPVSRLFWNEFHLDIESIPELTRCRKAQDTLSSAAAQTIIMRARRSDFVAYESLAKLKRSLLGQLAEWFHRHGPSRRRAAYESYKRAHPLSARYAAFMATAARRRSPWSRWPARLRDGDLRASDYDPAMAQSYLYAQWLAREQLSQCAKRLDRAGVRLYLDLPIGVRRDGFDPWHERDLFVHDASSGAPPDAVFTSGQNWGMPPLHPDTLRQQGYRYLRACVRHQLQYARMLRIDHVMQCRRLYWIADGLNARDGIYVRYDAEEQFAVLCLESHRSGAAIVGENLGIVPPEINRALQRHGIRRMHILQYELQSHGAQGFDRAPRRSVAALNTHDMPPLASFLNGDDIPDRVARNLLSRQRARREVQRRAECRLAMSTLLRPLPGTTTHDLNLRGILRAVLDRLAASPAETALINLEDLWLETQPQNIPGTSGRHNWRRKARFSLGDILSDAEVVCLLRRFDAIRRRLKEGHTQ, encoded by the coding sequence ATGTCCAACGGCACACCGACAGCGCTCGAACGTCTCGCCGCACTGTACAGCATCGAGACTCAGTACACAGACGTCGACGGGCGCCGCCATCGCGCCGCGCGTGACCCTTTAACCGCCACACTATTGGCCATGGGCTGCGACCTCACATCGTTTCGCACCGTCAACGAGGCGATCGCGAAGCGTCGGAAGCAACTCAATGCTCGGATCGTCGAGCCGGTTCTCGTTGCCTGGGATGGACGTCTGCGGGGCGTTCGACTCACCTTGCCCCGACACAATATGCCGGATGTGGCAACTGGCCGGATTCAGCACGAAGATGGAACTGTACACGAGTACCGGGCGCGCGTCGTTCGTTCGCGCTCAGGCACAGATGGCGAAGCATCCATCGCCGAATACTTCCGATGTCGTCTGACGCTGAATCTCCGATTGCCCTTCGGATACCATGCGCTCTTCATCACGGTCGGCGCACACGCTTGCGAAACGCGGATCGTCAGCGCACCGCGACAAGCCGCGCCCAAAGGCAACGCCCGCGCATGGGGCGTTTTCCTGCCGCTCTACGCGGTCCGTTCCGATACAAACTGGGGATGCGGCGAATTCGGAGAGCTGGCCTCGCTGGGAGAGACAATGAACTCAGTGGGAGCCGGCGTCGTCGCCTCGTTGCCTCTCCTGCCCGTCAAGCTGCGAGGACGCATCGATCCGAGCCCGTACGCCCCGGTCTCGCGGCTATTCTGGAATGAGTTTCACCTCGACATCGAGTCGATTCCCGAGCTCACAAGATGCCGCAAGGCGCAGGACACTCTATCGTCCGCTGCCGCTCAAACGATAATCATGCGCGCCCGCCGATCGGATTTTGTCGCGTATGAAAGTCTGGCTAAACTGAAGCGGTCGCTCCTGGGACAACTGGCTGAATGGTTCCATCGGCATGGTCCCTCCCGACGACGGGCCGCGTACGAGTCGTACAAACGGGCACACCCGCTGTCGGCGCGCTACGCCGCATTCATGGCCACGGCCGCGCGACGTCGATCGCCGTGGAGTCGTTGGCCTGCCCGTCTTCGAGACGGCGATTTGCGTGCCTCGGACTACGATCCCGCGATGGCGCAGTCGTATCTGTACGCGCAGTGGCTCGCCCGTGAGCAGTTGTCGCAGTGCGCGAAACGTCTCGACCGCGCAGGAGTGCGGCTGTACCTCGATTTGCCGATCGGTGTCCGGCGCGATGGATTCGATCCCTGGCACGAGCGCGATCTCTTCGTACACGATGCGTCATCGGGCGCGCCGCCGGATGCTGTCTTCACCAGCGGCCAGAATTGGGGCATGCCGCCTCTGCATCCCGACACGCTGCGCCAACAGGGATATCGCTATCTGCGCGCCTGCGTGCGCCATCAACTGCAGTATGCCCGCATGCTTCGTATCGATCATGTCATGCAGTGCCGACGGCTCTATTGGATTGCCGATGGATTGAACGCGCGCGATGGAATCTATGTGCGCTACGATGCCGAGGAGCAATTCGCCGTTTTGTGCCTCGAGTCGCATCGCTCCGGCGCTGCAATTGTCGGCGAGAATCTGGGGATCGTGCCCCCTGAGATCAACCGCGCCCTCCAACGGCATGGTATCCGTCGCATGCACATCCTTCAATACGAACTGCAGTCTCACGGCGCCCAGGGATTCGATCGCGCGCCCCGCCGGTCGGTCGCCGCATTGAATACGCACGACATGCCCCCCCTCGCATCCTTTCTCAATGGCGATGATATCCCGGACCGCGTTGCGCGGAATCTGCTTTCCCGACAACGCGCCAGACGCGAGGTTCAGCGCAGAGCCGAATGCCGTTTGGCGATGAGCACCCTGTTGCGGCCGTTGCCGGGAACAACAACTCACGATCTCAACCTGCGGGGGATTCTCAGGGCCGTTCTGGATCGTCTCGCCGCATCCCCGGCCGAAACCGCCCTGATCAATCTTGAGGACCTGTGGCTGGAGACCCAGCCCCAAAATATTCCCGGGACAAGCGGACGGCACAATTGGCGGCGCAAGGCGCGATTCTCGCTTGGCGATATTCTGAGCGATGCCGAGGTGGTCTGTCTCCTGCGGCGGTTTGATGCCATTCGAAGACGACTCAAGGAAGGACATACGCAGTGA
- the treS gene encoding maltose alpha-D-glucosyltransferase, which translates to MTHCHAKDIPPGDDRLWYKDAVIYELHVRAFADSTDDGIGDFRGLTGKLDYLRDLGVTALWLLPFYPSPLRDDGYDISDYGDIHPDYGTVRDFKVFLNEAHNRDLRVITELVINHTSDRHPWFQRARRAEPGSPLRDFYVWSETPDRYKDARVIFKDFESANWTWDAVAKAYYWHRFYSHQPDLNFENPRVVRAVRQVLDYWLDMGVDGLRLDAVPYLFEEENTNCENLPRTHDLLKDLRRHVDEHYPGRMLLSEANQWPEDAIAYFGSGDESHMAFHFPVMPRLFMAVRMESAFPIIDILEQTPTIPESCQWAIFLRNHDELTLEMVTDEERDYMYRSYAYEPQMRINLGIRRRLAPLMEGDRRRIELLNGLLFSLPGTPVLYYGDEIGMGDNIYLGDRNGVRTPMQWNADRNGGFSRANPQKLYLPVIIDPEYHYEAVNVESQSGNPHSLLWWMRRLINVRRSVPAFGRGDLKFVASDNPKVLAFLRRHDDQHVLVVCNLSRFPQSVTLLLGDYSGQHPVEVFGGVRFPAVDRSPYILTLGPHTFYWLLLQGERPSLPAPVSGSVAGRPLRVGRRWESVLSGRARTALTHDLASYVSRQRWFGGKGKSLHGAELTQTLLIAPSYAIALVQIRYTEGEPEVYQVPLGFASGPDAERVLSESPNAVIAMLATPSGDGIIYDAVVDGGFRTLIRESIFRRRRFRSGEASILCRADSGGRTPAGAEWQPVESRILSSEQSNTSFIYGQRHVFKLFRKVDPGDNPELEIMRFLTQRGRFGHIAPLLGDIGLQSAERAPIQTLGILQQFVPNQGDAWTHTLEILARFYEQAMTHADPPVGDEAGRTLVALVGTEIPDAAIESVGGYLETARALGLRTAEMHLALCSDPSDPNFATEPFSVLYQRSLYQAFRAQAHQALALLRRNLAGLPDGDRAAAAAVLSAEDQIVTCYSRLLDHKIAAARARCHGDFHLGQVLFTGKDYVIIDFEGEPARPLSERRLKRSPLRDVAGMLRSFDYAGVVALRDRLDSATSSFHLERWRQHWTTWVSVAYLNTYLTTVQSGPIAPSNNADLNVLLNVFLLQKAIYELEYELNSRPAWVTVPLQGILSLLNHREP; encoded by the coding sequence ATGACGCACTGTCACGCAAAAGACATTCCACCGGGCGATGACCGGCTCTGGTACAAGGACGCGGTCATCTATGAGCTGCATGTGCGCGCGTTTGCCGATAGCACCGACGACGGCATCGGCGATTTCCGAGGCCTGACCGGCAAGCTCGACTATCTGCGCGACTTGGGAGTCACAGCGCTTTGGCTCTTGCCTTTCTATCCGTCGCCGTTGCGGGATGACGGATACGACATCTCCGACTACGGCGACATTCATCCCGACTACGGCACGGTGCGCGATTTCAAAGTCTTCCTCAACGAGGCGCACAATCGCGATCTGCGCGTCATCACCGAGTTGGTCATCAATCACACCTCCGACCGGCACCCGTGGTTTCAACGCGCGCGCCGCGCGGAGCCCGGATCGCCATTGCGAGATTTCTACGTCTGGAGCGAGACGCCGGATCGCTACAAGGATGCGCGCGTCATTTTCAAGGATTTTGAATCAGCCAACTGGACATGGGACGCGGTCGCCAAGGCATACTACTGGCACCGCTTCTATTCACACCAACCCGACTTAAACTTCGAGAATCCGAGGGTCGTGCGCGCTGTGCGTCAGGTGTTGGACTACTGGCTCGACATGGGCGTCGACGGCTTGCGGCTGGACGCGGTTCCCTATCTCTTCGAGGAGGAGAACACCAATTGCGAGAATCTCCCGCGCACCCATGACCTGCTCAAAGACTTGCGTCGACATGTCGATGAGCACTATCCCGGCCGCATGCTGCTGTCGGAAGCCAACCAATGGCCGGAGGACGCCATCGCCTATTTCGGAAGCGGCGATGAATCGCACATGGCGTTCCACTTTCCGGTCATGCCTCGGCTCTTCATGGCCGTGCGGATGGAAAGCGCCTTTCCGATCATCGATATTCTCGAACAAACACCGACGATTCCGGAGTCATGCCAGTGGGCGATCTTTCTGCGTAATCACGACGAGTTGACGTTGGAAATGGTCACCGACGAGGAACGCGACTACATGTACCGTTCCTATGCCTACGAGCCACAGATGCGGATCAATCTGGGCATCCGCCGCCGCCTCGCCCCGCTGATGGAAGGGGATCGGCGACGAATCGAACTGCTCAACGGGCTGCTGTTTTCTCTGCCGGGAACACCGGTGCTGTACTACGGCGACGAAATCGGAATGGGCGACAACATCTACCTGGGTGACCGCAACGGAGTCCGGACGCCGATGCAATGGAACGCCGACCGTAACGGCGGCTTCTCTCGCGCGAACCCGCAGAAGCTCTATCTGCCGGTCATCATCGACCCGGAGTATCACTACGAGGCCGTCAACGTCGAATCGCAGTCCGGCAACCCCCATTCGCTCTTATGGTGGATGCGTCGGCTGATCAACGTGCGCCGCAGTGTCCCGGCGTTCGGGCGGGGCGATCTGAAGTTTGTAGCGTCAGACAATCCCAAGGTATTGGCCTTCTTGCGCCGCCACGACGACCAGCACGTTCTGGTCGTGTGCAACCTTTCGCGTTTTCCTCAGAGCGTCACGCTGCTGTTGGGGGATTACTCCGGACAGCATCCCGTCGAAGTGTTCGGCGGTGTGCGTTTTCCGGCCGTCGACCGCTCGCCGTATATTCTGACATTGGGACCGCACACCTTCTACTGGCTGCTGCTTCAAGGAGAGCGCCCGTCGCTCCCCGCTCCCGTGTCGGGATCAGTCGCCGGTCGGCCGTTGCGTGTGGGGCGTCGTTGGGAATCGGTGTTGAGCGGTCGTGCGCGGACCGCGCTGACACATGATCTGGCATCGTATGTCTCGCGCCAACGGTGGTTCGGCGGCAAGGGCAAATCGCTGCACGGCGCAGAGTTGACGCAGACGCTGCTGATTGCGCCGTCCTACGCCATTGCACTGGTACAGATTCGCTATACGGAGGGCGAACCGGAAGTCTATCAGGTTCCGCTGGGATTCGCGTCCGGCCCCGATGCCGAGCGCGTTTTGTCGGAATCTCCGAATGCCGTTATTGCGATGTTGGCGACTCCGAGCGGCGATGGCATCATCTACGATGCCGTTGTCGATGGTGGTTTCCGCACGCTGATCCGCGAATCAATTTTCCGACGCCGACGCTTTCGCAGCGGCGAGGCGTCGATACTCTGCCGCGCCGATTCGGGCGGCCGTACGCCGGCGGGCGCCGAATGGCAGCCGGTCGAATCGCGTATCCTGTCCTCAGAACAGAGCAATACATCGTTCATATACGGGCAGCGGCATGTCTTCAAGCTTTTTCGCAAGGTCGACCCGGGCGATAATCCCGAGCTCGAGATCATGCGATTCCTGACGCAGCGGGGTCGCTTCGGGCACATCGCTCCCCTCCTCGGTGACATCGGGCTGCAGTCCGCTGAACGGGCGCCGATCCAAACGCTCGGCATACTTCAGCAGTTTGTCCCGAACCAGGGCGATGCCTGGACACATACTTTAGAAATTCTCGCCCGATTCTATGAGCAGGCGATGACTCACGCCGATCCGCCGGTCGGCGACGAGGCCGGGCGGACTCTCGTGGCCCTCGTCGGGACGGAGATACCCGACGCTGCAATCGAGTCCGTCGGCGGCTACCTTGAAACGGCGCGTGCGTTGGGTCTGCGGACGGCCGAGATGCATCTGGCCCTTTGCTCCGATCCATCCGATCCGAACTTTGCCACGGAACCGTTCTCCGTTCTGTATCAGCGGAGTTTGTATCAGGCCTTCCGCGCACAAGCGCACCAGGCGCTGGCATTGCTGCGCCGTAATCTCGCCGGTCTCCCCGATGGAGATCGGGCCGCCGCCGCAGCGGTCCTGAGCGCGGAGGATCAGATCGTCACGTGTTACTCCCGACTCCTCGATCACAAAATTGCGGCTGCGCGCGCGCGCTGCCATGGCGATTTTCATTTGGGGCAGGTGCTGTTCACCGGCAAGGACTACGTAATCATCGATTTCGAAGGAGAACCGGCACGACCGCTGTCGGAGCGCCGCCTGAAGCGGTCGCCGTTGCGGGACGTGGCGGGGATGTTGCGATCGTTCGACTACGCCGGAGTGGTCGCGCTGCGCGATCGTCTCGATTCGGCGACGTCATCTTTTCACCTCGAACGATGGCGGCAACACTGGACCACATGGGTCAGTGTCGCCTACCTCAACACCTACCTGACCACTGTCCAATCAGGACCGATTGCGCCGTCGAATAACGCCGATCTGAATGTACTGCTGAATGTGTTCCTGCTGCAGAAGGCGATCTACGAACTCGAATACGAATTGAACAGCCGGCCCGCATGGGTCACGGTCCCGCTGCAAGGCATCCTCAGTCTGCTCAATCACCGGGAGCCGTGA
- the secG gene encoding preprotein translocase subunit SecG produces the protein MYSLVIVLYLIVCIAMVISILLQSSKGDGLAGAFGGSSMTGTVFGGRGAATFLSKATSILGASFMVLAIALAFLHPATGTSSQAGSSAVEEAVQKGEVPLAPPVQQAQPPAGQQPGADGQQNVPIEQLFESGEPAEGQPAQTEGQTPPPQPEEQPAQQPEQQSGDDETQP, from the coding sequence GTGTATTCGTTAGTGATTGTCCTGTATCTGATCGTGTGCATTGCGATGGTCATCTCCATCCTGTTGCAGTCGTCGAAGGGAGACGGACTGGCAGGGGCATTCGGCGGATCGTCGATGACCGGCACGGTCTTCGGCGGACGCGGCGCAGCTACGTTCCTGTCAAAGGCGACTTCGATCCTGGGCGCCTCATTCATGGTGCTGGCAATCGCGCTGGCGTTTCTGCATCCGGCCACTGGGACGAGTTCGCAGGCGGGCTCCAGCGCCGTCGAGGAAGCCGTACAGAAGGGCGAAGTGCCCCTAGCGCCGCCGGTGCAGCAGGCGCAGCCGCCGGCCGGGCAGCAACCGGGCGCCGATGGACAACAGAATGTGCCGATCGAGCAGCTCTTCGAATCCGGAGAGCCGGCCGAGGGCCAGCCCGCTCAGACCGAGGGTCAGACCCCGCCCCCGCAGCCCGAAGAGCAACCAGCGCAGCAGCCCGAGCAGCAGTCCGGAGACGACGAGACGCAGCCGTAG